The Oscillatoria acuminata PCC 6304 genomic interval AGTAAATCAACTTCATCTAAAGCTAGGACAACTGGGAAATCGATGTTTTCTAATAAATACTCCTCAAAATATAGACTACAGCTATAGTTGCTCCCTAAACCGTCTTCCCAATATTCAGATAGATTTTGATAAGGTAACTCTAGCTTACGACTGACGAAGCTGCAAAACCATTTTAGAAAGTAATCAAGGTCTTGTAAAACCTTTCCATCTGCCAACGATAGATTCAAGATTATAGCTTTATAGCCATTTGTTTGAGTACGAGAAAGAATTTGCGTGATTAAAGCGCTTTTTCCCATTTGTTTCGGTGCTTTAATCCGAATTAGGGATCCGGGCTGTAACACCGTTTGATAACATCGATCTTCAATGGGAGGGCGTTCCACATAGTGAGAAACTTTTGATTCAGTTTCATCCGCAACGGGATCCGCTATATCCCCTACACAATCATCATTATTACTGTCGGTCTCAAAATCTGCTATTTCCTGGAAGTCTAAACCCAATTTGCGGCAGATTTCTTGAAAATTTTCATTATCAACCACCTTGCCATTTAGAAACTTACTGATAGTATCGCGAGAGAGGCCCATATCCGCTGCTAAATCTCTTTGAGTCGCAAAGCGATTGCGCCGGACAGATTGTTTAGCCTTTTCAATATAGTCTCTGTGAACTCTGAGCGAACGTTTTGACATAACTCCTGATTCTGTAAACCTGCTCCGATTATAGTCCCTTTTTCTCTGCCTGAGACCAACTCCGACAGAACTCAGACATCCTTCAAAAATCAGACTCCAAGTCAGACACTCCTCCTGGTTCGACCGACATAAACGCAGACAGGGATAGGTTTTCATAGGATTATGAACATTCGGAGGAATTCCTATGAACGACGAAAACCGCTCTCAAACTGCTAAAGTCCAAGCCTTAATCCGGGCGATGGAGAACTTGGATACCGATATCTCGCTCAACCCGCAGATGCCGGTATTATATCCCATGCAGGAAGTCAACACTGTTCCCCAGCAATTGCCGTGCCCGGCACCTATCGCTTATGGCATTCGGTTAGAAGTGTCGATTGTCTTTGTTTTGCATTTGCTGGTTTTATGGCGGTTCAAAAATCGCTAGTGGGTAAGGCAATTGAGACGCGAGGAGTTGAAGGGGCATCGCGTCTCAATTGACATCATTTAATACACTTCATTCCTGGGAGTCCAGACTCAATTTCTCAGGGTGCCAATTCTGCCAACAAATCCGCCACTGAACCTCGGTGAACAGTTCCCTCTTCATATTCTTGTTGCGATCGCCCGACTTCTTGTAACAGTTCATCCCGTCGCCGTTGCCGGAGTCTCTGTTGGATAATCTCCACCAATATCGCTTGGTCATCGATGGGAAGGGCCTCTACAAATTCAATAGCTTTTTGAAATTTCGATGTCTCTTCTATATTTTTCATTAATGGTTAGGAGTAAAAAATGTTGTTATATCATAACTTAAAACGCCAATTTTGTCAACCAATCAAGGGTAAAACTTTAAGTGGTAGTTCCCAGGAATTGGCGATTCCAGTCACCCAGAGATAAACAGAATTAGGGGAGTTGAGGAGGCGATCGCACCCTGAAAATTTGCTGGTTTATACCCTCACTTCTGACAAACCCTCAGTTTTTTTGCCGCCTCTGGATGGACGCATAAATAATCTTTCAACCAGTTGCACCCTCTTGCTAAAAGTTCATCTAACCCCTCCACTCGCCACAAACAGGCTGTGCCATCATCTGCTGCGGTGGCGAGGGTTTGTCCATCTGGGCTAAAACTGACACTTGTTACTCCATCGGAATGCCCTTTAAATGTGGCCAGTTCGTTCCCCGCTAAATCCCACAGACGGGCGGTTCCATCAGTTGAGGCAGTGGCGAGGGTTTGTCCATCGGGACTAAAACTAACAACCCATACCTTGTCTGAATGTCCAGAGAATATAGCCAGTTCGTTCCCCGCTAAATCCCACAGACGGGCGGTTCCATCAGTTGAGGCAGTGGCGAGGGTTTGTCCATCGGGACTAAAACTAACAACCCATACCTTGTCTGAATGTCCCGAGAATATAGCCAGTTCGTTCCCCGCTAAATCCCACAGACGGGCGGTTCCATCAGTCGAGGCAGTGGCGAGGGTTTGCCCATCGGGACTAAACGTGAGACTCCATAGCGAATCACAATGTCCGGAACAGATCGCCAGTTGATTACCCCCTAAATCCCACAGACGGGCAGTGCCATCATAAGAGGCAGTAGCGAGGGTTTGACCATTGGGACTAAATGTCACACTCCATACCGTATCAGAATGCCCTGTAAAGATGGCAAGTGAGTTACCCTCTAAATCCCACAGGCGGGCGGTGCAGTCTGTTGATGCGGTAGCGAGGGTCTGACCATTGGGACTAAATGTCACACTCCATACCGTATCTGAATGCCCTGTAAAGATGACGAGTTGATTACCGAATAAATCCCACAGACGAGCCGTGAGATCTGATGAGGCGGTGGCAAAGGTTTGACCATTGGGACTGAATGTGACACTCCATACCGTATCAGAATGTCCGGAACAGATTGCCACTTGATTGCCCCCTAAATCCCACAAACGGGCCGTCAAATCTGATGAGGCGGTGGCCAGGGTTTGACCCTGGGGATTAAACTGGATACTTGATATCGTATTAGAATGGCCTTGAAAGATGGCGAGTTGATTGTCTTCTAAATCCCATAAACGGGCCGTAAAGTCTGATGAGGCAGTGGCGAGGGTTTGACCATTTGGACTAAACATGACCCTCCATACTGAGTCAGAATGTCCTTTAAAAGTTATCAGTTCGTTTCCCACTAAATCCCACAGACGGGCGGTACCGTCGGTTGAGGCAGTGGCGAGGGTTTGACCGTCGGGGCTAAAACAGATACTTCTCAAAGGGCCGGAATGCCCCGAACAGGTGGCGATTTGATTCCCCTCTAAATCCCACAGACGAGCGGTACAGTCGGTTGAGGCAGTGGCAAGGATTTGACCGTTTGGGTTAAATGCCACACTCCTAATCCATTCGAGATGCCCGGAACAGATGGCGAGTTGATTCCCCTCTAAATCCCACAGACGGGCGGTACCGTCCCTTGATATGGTAGCGATAATTTGACCATCTGGACTAAATATAACAGTCGATACTGAGTCAGAATGCCCGGAACAGGTGGCGAGTTGATTCCCCTCTAAATCCCACAGACAGGCAGTACCATCATAAGATGCAGTGGCAAGGATTTGACCGTCTGGGCTAAACATGACACTCCATATAGGGCTGTAATGGCCTTTAAAGGTGACGAGTTGATTCCCCTCTAAATCCCACAGACAGGCAGTACCATCCCTTGATGAGGTGGCGAGGGTTTGACCATCTGGGCTAAAACAGACACTCCCTACCGAGTCGGAATGCCCGTTTAATGTGACGAGTGGATTGCCCGCTAAATCCCACAGACGGGCGGTACGATCCCTTGATCCGGTGGCGAGGGTTTGTCCATCTGGGCTAAATGTGACAGTCCATAACGAGTCGGAATGCCCGTTCAATGTGGCGAGTGGATTGCCAGCTAAATCCCACAAACGGGCGGTATTGTCTCTTGAAACTGTAGCCAGGGTTTGACCATCTGGGCTAAAACAGACACTCCATACTGGACCAGAATGTCCTTCTAGGCGGTTGCGCTCTCGAATCTGAGATAAAATTTGTTGCAAGGTGAGGAGGGGACTGGTGGCGGGATAATCCTTTAAAGCCCGATCGCCTCCCATGAGTTTTCGCAACTCTTGCCCAATTTGTATGGCTTCGATTAATAACTCAATTTGGGGCAAACCCGCCTCAAACTGTCGCCATACTCGCACGGCTGCCCGTTCTAATTTTGTCCCTTCTTTGGCTTCGTTTAGCAGGCGATCGGCTTGTTGTTTTGCAGATGCTAAGATTTGTTTGGCGGCTCGTTCCGCCTCTAAATCCTGTTGCATTTGTTGCATGGCAAATTGTTGACTGGCGGATAAAAATGTATAATCGTCTGCACTCAATCCTTTCTCTGCTGCCCAGTCTAATGCTTCTTGTAAGGCTTCCCCGCGTAGGAGTCGGGAGGTATCTTGACGATTGGATTTTAACCAGGCTGCGATCGCTTGGGAGTAAGGGCGCAAGTTAGTCAGTTCCCGTTCTACCCAGGGGCGACTGAAAACTTGTTGATAAATCCGGTTATAAGGTTGCAGTTGCCCTTGGTGAATCACCACTAAACCGGATAATCGCAATTCGATATGTTCTTGACTATTATCACCTTTGATTCCCGTAGGTACAGCGTGCAAGACTTGCTGATAGAGTCCGAGCAATCTCCCGGTGTGGTTTTCCTGGCGCAGAATGCGATCGCGGATGGTCCGCAAATGCTCAGGGTCATCCTGGGTTTCCCAATTCTCGATGATTTGGGTTTGAACGAGTTGGTCTAACCATGCAGTTTCACGGAGATTAGGTGGGCTAGAACTATCTTGAGCCTCGGTATTAAGATTTGAATGAACGACCAATTTACAAAGTTTCTGGGTCAGGAAGGGTTGTCCCCCAGTCCAGTCCAAGATTCTGGCGATCGCCTCTTCTGGATTCTGCACGTTTCCGACCAATCCAGGTATTAAGGGTAGACATTCATCGACTTGAAATCCCCTCAGTTCAATGGATCGACCAATATTAAAGGGGGTCCGTCTTTTATCTTTAATTAAATCAGACGGCGTGGCTAACCCAATAATGGCAAAGGTTAATCGGTTATATTCGGGATTATCTGCCCGCTTATTATAAAAATCTCGAATGACGGCAAAAAAGTCATCACTACTAAAACTTAAATTGAGAATACTATCAATTTCATCAATAAAAATTACAAGTTGCTCCGGCAGCAATGGCAACAAAATTTCTTCAATAAACTTACTAAACAGACGGACATTGGGCAAGCGGCTATTTTCTTCCCACCAGGGTTCTAAATCAAAGGAGTCGTATAGTCCTAAACTGCTCACAATACTGTCAATGACTCCAGCATACCATTCCTCGGGGGTAATATTCGAGGTGCCAATGGCAGTAATATCGATCGCCGCACAAGCCACTCCTTCTGCTTGCAATCGTTCCATTGTTTTCACCCGCAAGCTCGATTTCCCCATTTGCCGCGAGTTGAGTACATAGCAGAATTCCCCGGATTTCAACCCGTCATAAAGTTCCTTGTCCGCTTGTCGCATCACATAGCTCGGTGCATCCGCAGGCAGACTGCCTCCAACTTGATAATGATAGGCGTTACTTTGTTTCATCATATAAAGTGAGGATAAAATTACAGACCAACAATTCTGAGAGTTCGACCGGAGGGACACGGCAGCGCCGTGTCCTTACTCATGAATTATCCAACATCTGGGATGAGTTGCACCCCTGGCCGGTTCAAGATACAATTACACGACGCTCATTTCTACCAACTCATCCGCCATATCAAAATTGGCGGTGACATTTTGGACATCATCCAAATCATCCAAAGCATCCATCATTTTGAGAAGCGATCGCGCTTGGTCCAGGTCCGTTACTTCCACATTATTGTTAGCAATCCAGCGCAATTCTGCATTGATAATCTCATATCCCCGCTCTTTTAAAGTTTGGTTGAGGGTTTCTAAATTAGTGGCTTCCGTAAATACTTCATAGCCCGATGTATCTTCATCCAGTTCCGTGGGTTCATAAAACTCGGCACCCCCTTCTACCGATGCCTCTAAGAGTTCATCTTCCTCTATCTCCCCTTGCAGGGTCACCACGCCTTTGAGTTCAAACATCCAACTCACGCATCCTGTCTCACCTAAATTGCCGCCATTCTTACTAAAAGCGGCCCTCAAATCCGCCGCAGTCCGATTGCGGTTATCCGTCAGCGCTTCCACAATTACCGCCACGCCACCGGGACCATATCCCTCATAGCGGATTGCTTCATAGTTGTTGCTGGCATCATCCCAGGTTCCGGCACCTTTGGCGATCGCCCGTTGAATGTTCTCATTGGGAATCCCTGCCGCCTTTGCCTTATCCACTGCCGTCCGTAACTGAAAGTTGCCATCCGGATCTGGAACGCCACTGCGCGCCGCAACGATAATCTCCCGCGAGATTTTCGTGAAGGTTTTCCCTTTCACAGCATCCACTCTAGCTTTCTGCCGTTTAATATTCGCCCATTTACTATGTCCAGCCATACCGTTATTTTCTGCTCAATGTACTCTACAGCTTTAGCATAAAATTATAGAGACATGGCAGGCAGAATGGGTCTATGGGAAGGGTCCTTTAGGGCGATCGCCTGCCGGTAGTTGGGGGGACATGGGGCTTTGCTGGGGAAGGAAAAGGCGATCGCTTCCTGTGTGTCCAAAACTCCTATAACTGTCTGTACTCATGAATCTACCGAACCACTATATTATTCCTCTACCCCATTTCGGTCCATGACTTCGCGATACCACCAGGCACTTTGTTTGGGAATGCGTTTACCGCTGTCAAATTCGACGCGAACTAATCCAAAGCGGGGGAAAAATCCATGAGCCCATTCAAAGTTATCCATCAAACTCCAGACATAATATCCCTGTAAATTGACCCCATCGGCAATAGCATTATGAGCGGCGATTAAATGCGATCGCAAGTAATTAATGCGTCCCCAATCTTCTACAAATCCCTCGTAATTGGGAGTATCTGGCAAGGCACAACCACCCTCGGTAATATAGAGTTTCGGATTGCCATAGTGGTTTTTAAAATCTAACAAGACTGAAGTTAATCCAGGCGGATTGACTCCCCATTCCATCTGGGTTTGACCCCAACCCGGTGCAGAAACTTGGGTAGAGTCTAATTTGAATAATCCTCCCCATTGAGCAAAGGCAATGTTTAAGGTAAAATAATAGTTAATCCCTACAAAGTCGATGGGGGTAGCAATCAGTTCCAAATCTCCAGTTTCTATTTTTGGTGCATGGCAACCAATCCAGTTAAATAAGGGTTGGGGATATTCTCCTTTGAAGAGGGGGTCAGCAAATAAGGCGGTGTTGGTTTGATACATTCGCTCACAGGCGGCGATATCCGAGGGGCGATCACTATTGGGTTGATAGTGATTCACACTCAGAACAATCCCAATTTCCCCATTATAGTTGCCTTCTCGAAACAGTTGGACCGCTTTTCCATGAGCAACTAAGAGATGATGTGAGGTTTGATAGGCTTGGGAATAGTCGGCTATACCGGGAGCAAAGTTCCCGAAGGCATATCCCATAAAGGCGAGTACCGCTGGTTCATTGTGAGTCGTCCACAATGGAACGCGATCGGCTAATTTCTCAAATACCACTCCCGCATACTCAGCAAACCAATCGATACTCTCCCGATTCACCCATCCCCCCATTTCTTGGAGGGTTTGGGGTAAATCCCAGTGATTCAAGGTAATATTGGGGATAATGCTGGCTTCGAGGAGGTTGTCTACGAGGCGATCGTAAAACGCCAATCCTTTGGCATTGACTTGACCTCTACCTTCCGGTAGAATTCTTGGCCAAGAGAGAGAAAATCGATAAGTTTGTAACCCCAATGCCTGCATCAATGCCACATCTTCCGGCATTTTATGATAGTGGTTGCAAGCGATATCTCCGTTGTCCCCATTCAGAATTGTATGCTGGCGATGGGTGAAGTGGTCCCAGATACTTTCGCCTTTCCCATCTTCATTCCAAGCGCCTTCGATTTGATAAGCAGCAGTTGCCGTACCCCAGAGAAATCCCTCGGGAAATTGTCTTAAACTCATGTAATTTTCTCTCGCTATTCGTATCAATTTAATCTATACTATCAAATCGGATTGCCCATTTTTTTTTGTTGAACAGCCTGCGGAGGCAGGCTTCGTCCGTATAGCCTCACCCTTTAGGGTGTGGATTTTTATTGCCATTAGCGGGTAAACAAATTGGGGAACAAATATCTAAACCCTAAGAGGAACAAGAAAGCACCATAGAGTTTTTTCATGAATTCACTACTGATAAAAGGTTGATTAGCAAATAAGGCCCCAAAATAATTACCAATGATTAAACCCAAGGCAATTACGGCTGCATATTTAAAGTTTAAATTGCCGTTTTTATAATAGACCATTGCGCCTAATAATCCAATGGGTAAAATTTGAGCGGCAATAGAGGTTCCCGTTGCCAATCTGTGGTCTAATGACAGCGCCAATACCATTGCGGGGACCATAATCGCACCCCCGCCAATGCCAAACATTCCACCGGCGACACCGGCAACTAATCCAATCACAAGCAGTTGAATTAACAGGGTAGACATGGCAATTTATCTCATCAGGTTGGGGTTAGGTTATCTCGGTTGGGGGACAATCGTCAATAGCCAAAAATGAGTCTGGGGATTTATACGATCGCACTCACCAACCCTTGGCGCATCATGTACAAAGATAAGACAAATAGGATGAGGCGGAACAGGGTATTAATTAAGGTGGCGCTGAGGTGAGGGAGGAGGCGGGTTCCCAGTTGAACCCCGAGGATGCCACCGCAACCAATACATAAACCGGGAATCCACAAGACATTGCCATTCCAGGCATATTGCACTAAACCGGAAGCGGCGATCGCCATGACAGCAGCGAGGGTTGTCGGGACTGCGGAGGCGATGGATTCTCCCAGCAGTAAGACTTGTAAGGGAACCATGACAATGCCACCGCCAATCCCAAATAATCCAGCGATCGCCCCCCCGAGGCCCCCAATTTTGGCAAACTCCCACCGGGAACCCGTCTGATTTTGGCGAGTTCCCTCCTCCGAGTCTGAGTCGAGTAAACTGGCAAAACTTTCCGTATCTATCAGGGTTTTTCTTAATCCCATTAAATAAATAGCGGCTAATAATAACAGGGAGAAAGAAATAGCCAACCAACTATCGGGAAAATGACGAGCCAGCCAAGCTCCGATTTGGACCGCAGGAACCCCAAACAGAGCAATCTGTAACGCATTTTGCCAGTTTAACTGGTTCATCCAACTATATCGAATCGTGCCAGAAAGTGCGGTTAAAAATACCCCAATTAAACTGGTGGCAGCGGCAGTTACTACGGGAAATCCCCAGAGGTTTAAGACCGGGACAATCAAAATTCCACCGCCTAATCCAAACAATCCCGCCAGCAATCCGGTACAAATTCCCAAACCGAACAGGATGGCTAAATTCATTCAGTGAACTCCTTAAAAGGGCGTTTTAGTCGGCCATTTATAGAAGTCTACAACGATGGACTCACTCCGTGGGTAAGCGGGGATACGTTTAAAGAAAAATGCCTGTCATCCCTGCATTAGCATCGAATCCAGGCATTTTTACCCAACTTTTCCACTGAACCGGATCCAGCGAATTACTTGGAATCGCGGTTAGTCAATTGCTCAACTCGTTCTCGGGTTAACCCCGTGACATTCATGATTTGTTCCACGGACATTCCACTGAGGAATAACTTCCTGGCAATTTCGGCGATCGCTTCCTGGTGTCCTTCCTGGCGTCCTTCCTGGCGTCCTTCCTGGAAACCAACTTCTCGTCCTTCGGCTAAAATGTCCTGATAAATGGGTGACTCACGCATAATGTCCCTCCGGAGAATCCTGTTAATTAACTCTCGATCTAATACTACCCCAGCTAGAACCGAAGAAGCAGCGGCTAAATTCGCCTGTTGTTGTCGGTTGTCGATGCGTTCAATCAATTGAGCGACTTCGGTTAAGACTTCTTCGGGATTTTCTGTGCGGGTTAAGGCGGCAAAGGGAAGTAAACCCGGTGCATTTAAAAACAGTTCGGTGGGTTGTTCCCAGAGGCGGATGACCTCAAACCGATGGGTCATTTGCGGGAGAATAAATTCGGTTTGATGGACCAATGGCGAGTTGGTTTTTCTGAGGTAAATCACCACCTGACGCATATCTTTGTACCGAAAGCGTCGATACCCGCGTAGGCGATAGTCGGCCATGCGAAAGGGAATCTCTTGATCCGGGTCGGTTTGGAATTCTATATGCAATACCGAGTCTTCAGACTGGAAGAGAATCAGAGAATCGGCGCGAATGGGTTCTACGGAGAGTTCTTTGGGACTCAGAATCGTTAATTCGATGGGTTTTCCCATGAACAAGGTGGCAAAGTCCCGGCTAAATTCATCAATCAGAAATCGACATAAGATATCGTATGACATGAGTTGAACTAATAGAGGTTGAATTCCTCGTGACGTGGCTCTGCCGCGTCACGGACTCTTGGCGGCTCTGCCGCCTGTACTTTTTGTGAAAATTTGAAGGCGTTGCAGGTAAAATAGGCAACTTAAGACTCTGCTCCCGGACTGGAGGCAGAGCCTCCTTTAGAGCGTGACGCGGCAGAGCCACGTCACGAGTAAATTGGGTGCTTTACATTCGGTCAATCAGTTTAATTCCTAATAAAGATAACCCCAATTTTAAGGTTTTGGCTGCTAAATCACAGAGCAATAAGCGGGAGGTGCGCTGAGGTTCTTCTGCTTGCAACACTGGACAGTTTTCGTAGAATTGATTGAACTTCTTGCTGAGTTGATAGAGGTACTCACAGAGTCGATTCGGCAACAATTCTTTTTCTACTTCTTTGAGGACTTCACTCAAACTTAGGATATGTTTGGCTAAGGCTAATTCGGTTTCTTCTCCCAATTGAATCTGAATATCAGAACTGAGATTGTCGAAATCGATATTGCCTTGACGACTGATTCCCTGAATGCGGACAAAGGCATAGAGCATATAGGGAGCGGTATTACCTTGCAGGGAGAGCATTTTATCGTAGCTAAAGATATAGCTACTGCTCCGATTTTGACTGAGGTCGGCATATTTTACCGCACCAATTCCGACAACACGGGAGACATTTTCGATGAATTCTTCGGTTTCGGAACGGCCTTCTTCTTGGATAATGCTTTCGAGTTGAGCGCGCGCACGGAGGACGGCTTCATCTAATAAATCTCGCAGCCGAATCGTATCGCCTTCGCGGGTTTTGAGTTTCTTGCCGCCTTCTCCTAAAACTAATCCAAAGGGGACATGAACGACTTCAATATTGTCGGGAATCCAACCGGCGCGTCTAGCAACTTGGAAGAATTGAGCGAAGTGGGTGGATTGACCACTATCGGTGACATAGATGATGCGATCGCACCCATCCTCTTCAATCCGATACCGCAATGCTGCTAGGTCAGTGGTGGCATAATTATATCCCCCATTAGTCTTCTGGACAATTAACGGTTGCGGGTCCCCTTCTTTGTTTGTAAATCCCTCTAAAAAGACGCATTTTGCGCCTTGGTCTTCCACTAATAATCCTTGAGTCTCTAAATCTTCTACGACTTTAGAAAGCAAAGGATTATAGAAGGATTCTCCTCGTTCAGTTAGCTGAATATCCAGCAAATTATAAATTTGTTGAAACTCCTGGCGGGATTGTTCGCACAGCAGTTCCCAGGCGCGGATTGCCTCGCGATCGCCTGCTTGCAATTTGACCACTTGTTGCCGAGATACCTCCCGGAATTCCTCATCGTCATCAAAGCGCTTTTTCGCCTTTTTATAAAAGGCCACTAAATCTCCTAAATCCAACGCATTCGCCGTAGTTAAGGCATCGGGAGACACTTCCCGTAAATAGGTAATCAACATCCCAAATTGTGTCCCCCAATCTCCTACATGATTGAGGCGCAACACATCATGTCCCCAAAACTCTAAAACTCGGGCGATGCTATCTCCAATAATCGTAGAACGCAAATGTCCGACGTGCATTTCTTTAGCAATGTTGGGACTAGAGAAATCCACCACCACTCGTTGGGGATGACTCACGGGTTCAATTCCTAATCGTTCATCCCCTTCAATAGCCGCAAGTTGCTGTTCTAAATAGCTCGGTTTTAGGGTAAAATTAATAAATCCCGGTCCGGCAATTTCTGGCGGTTCACAAAATTCTGAGACATCGATATTGTCGATAATTTTTTGGGCAATATCCCGAGGTTTTTGCTTTAAAGGCTTTGCCAAGGACATCGCTAAATTGGCTTGATAATCGCCAAATTTAGGATTCGTCGTTGGCACTAAAACCGGGTCAGTCCCGGCCATTTCTTCACCAAAAGCAGCAATTAGGGCTTTTTCTACTTGGTTTCTTAGCAGTTCGTTGGTTGATTTCATAATACGGGATAAGATGGCAACTCCAGAAGATTGACGCAGTTTTTTGAGCAATCTAGTTCTGTCTCATCCTATCATTTCTTGCCCTCAATGATGGATAAAGTTGCCAGAAAATGAAGTAGAGTAAAATGAATCAGGTCAAGTCTTGATGTGCGATGTCAGATTTCCGCCGTGATTACCTTGAATCCTGCAACTACTGCCAGAATCATGAAAGACCTTGTTTTAATCGGTGGGGGTCACAGTCATGCGATCGCCTTGCGAGAGTTTGCCAAGTCTCCCCTCCCCGGAGTTCGCATCACCTTAATTAGCGATGTACTACAGACTCCCTATTCGGGAATGTTACCCGGTTATTTGGCGGGGTTTTATACCTTTGAGGAAGCACATATCGATTTGAGACCCTTGGCAACTTTAGCGCAGGCAGAATTCTATTGCGATCGCGCGATCGGTCTGGATTTACAACAAAACCAAGTCCTCTGTGCCAACCGTCCCCCCATCCCCTTTGATGTGCTCTCCATTGATATTGGCAGCACTCCTGCCACCCTCAATGTTCCTGGTGCCGCCACTTATGCCATTCCCGCTAAACCCGTCCCTAAATTATTAGCATCCTGGAATCAATTCCGAGAAGAAGTCTTACAGTCTCCGCAAAAATCCCGCAGTTTAGCAACTGTCGGAGGAGGTGCTGGCGGGGTTGAATTAACCTTGTCGATTCAAGCTCATCTTAACAAAATATTAGAGCCAAAATACCACAAAAATATAGAGTATCATCTCTTTCATCGCAGCAGTCACATTCTCTCTAGTCATAGTCCCTATGCTGCTCGAACCTTAACCAAACTCATGCAGGGGATGGGAATTCATCTGCACCTCAATCAAACGGTTAATCGATTAGAAAAACAGCCGTCAGGACACCTCACACTAGACTGTGAATCTGGTTTACAAATCGAGTGCGATCGAGTATTTTGGGTGACTCAAGCCTCGGCACCGGATTGGATCTCCGCCTCGGGACTTTCCACAGATAATCGCGGGTTTATCCAAGTTAATGACCACTTACAATCTATTTCTCATTCTACCATCTTTGCTTCTGGAGATATTGCCACCTTGCTCAACAATCCGCGACCCAAAGCGGGAGTCTTTGCTGTGCGTCAGGGAAAACCTTTATTTGAAAATCTCTGCCGCAGTTTACAGAATAAACCTTTAATTGCTTATCATCCCCAACAGCAATTTTTAACCTTAATTGGAACAGGGACTGGAAA includes:
- the argS gene encoding arginine--tRNA ligase: MKSTNELLRNQVEKALIAAFGEEMAGTDPVLVPTTNPKFGDYQANLAMSLAKPLKQKPRDIAQKIIDNIDVSEFCEPPEIAGPGFINFTLKPSYLEQQLAAIEGDERLGIEPVSHPQRVVVDFSSPNIAKEMHVGHLRSTIIGDSIARVLEFWGHDVLRLNHVGDWGTQFGMLITYLREVSPDALTTANALDLGDLVAFYKKAKKRFDDDEEFREVSRQQVVKLQAGDREAIRAWELLCEQSRQEFQQIYNLLDIQLTERGESFYNPLLSKVVEDLETQGLLVEDQGAKCVFLEGFTNKEGDPQPLIVQKTNGGYNYATTDLAALRYRIEEDGCDRIIYVTDSGQSTHFAQFFQVARRAGWIPDNIEVVHVPFGLVLGEGGKKLKTREGDTIRLRDLLDEAVLRARAQLESIIQEEGRSETEEFIENVSRVVGIGAVKYADLSQNRSSSYIFSYDKMLSLQGNTAPYMLYAFVRIQGISRQGNIDFDNLSSDIQIQLGEETELALAKHILSLSEVLKEVEKELLPNRLCEYLYQLSKKFNQFYENCPVLQAEEPQRTSRLLLCDLAAKTLKLGLSLLGIKLIDRM
- a CDS encoding sulfite exporter TauE/SafE family protein, whose amino-acid sequence is MNLAILFGLGICTGLLAGLFGLGGGILIVPVLNLWGFPVVTAAATSLIGVFLTALSGTIRYSWMNQLNWQNALQIALFGVPAVQIGAWLARHFPDSWLAISFSLLLLAAIYLMGLRKTLIDTESFASLLDSDSEEGTRQNQTGSRWEFAKIGGLGGAIAGLFGIGGGIVMVPLQVLLLGESIASAVPTTLAAVMAIAASGLVQYAWNGNVLWIPGLCIGCGGILGVQLGTRLLPHLSATLINTLFRLILFVLSLYMMRQGLVSAIV
- a CDS encoding FAD-dependent oxidoreductase, with the translated sequence MKDLVLIGGGHSHAIALREFAKSPLPGVRITLISDVLQTPYSGMLPGYLAGFYTFEEAHIDLRPLATLAQAEFYCDRAIGLDLQQNQVLCANRPPIPFDVLSIDIGSTPATLNVPGAATYAIPAKPVPKLLASWNQFREEVLQSPQKSRSLATVGGGAGGVELTLSIQAHLNKILEPKYHKNIEYHLFHRSSHILSSHSPYAARTLTKLMQGMGIHLHLNQTVNRLEKQPSGHLTLDCESGLQIECDRVFWVTQASAPDWISASGLSTDNRGFIQVNDHLQSISHSTIFASGDIATLLNNPRPKAGVFAVRQGKPLFENLCRSLQNKPLIAYHPQQQFLTLIGTGTGKAVASRGRFGLGPFRLIWTWKDWIDRRFMEQFNP
- a CDS encoding Rpn family recombination-promoting nuclease/putative transposase; the encoded protein is MSYDILCRFLIDEFSRDFATLFMGKPIELTILSPKELSVEPIRADSLILFQSEDSVLHIEFQTDPDQEIPFRMADYRLRGYRRFRYKDMRQVVIYLRKTNSPLVHQTEFILPQMTHRFEVIRLWEQPTELFLNAPGLLPFAALTRTENPEEVLTEVAQLIERIDNRQQQANLAAASSVLAGVVLDRELINRILRRDIMRESPIYQDILAEGREVGFQEGRQEGRQEGHQEAIAEIARKLFLSGMSVEQIMNVTGLTRERVEQLTNRDSK